The Zonotrichia leucophrys gambelii isolate GWCS_2022_RI unplaced genomic scaffold, RI_Zleu_2.0 Scaffold_217_84253, whole genome shotgun sequence genome includes a window with the following:
- the MARK4 gene encoding MAP/microtubule affinity-regulating kinase 4 isoform X1: protein MSSRSALAAGNERNADTAGPGGSARPDKPPPPGGGAGAWSGRGSGAAPPPARGGRNSLGGGSEEPPPHVGNYRLLRTIGKGNFAKVKLARHVLTGREVAIKIIDKTQLNPTSLQKLFREVRIMKGLNHPNIVKLFEVIETEKTLYLVMEYASAGEVFDYLVSHGRMKEKEARAKFRQIVSAVHYCHQKNIVHRDLKAENLLLDADANIKIADFGFSNEFSRGSKLDTFCGSPPYAAPELFQGKKYDGPEVDIWSLGVILYTLVSGSLPFDGHNLKELRERVLRGKYRVPFYMSTDCENILRRFLVLNPAKRCTLEQIMKDKWINIGYEGDELTPYTEPQEDFGDTKRIEVMVGMGYTREEIKEALSTHKYNEVTATYLLLGRRGEPEGGTSLSLSLSRPRGSAEAPNGATKSGTSSGTSSGTSHGKGQRGGGHHRQRRHSDFCGPAPSAAPPPRRSPPSAAPPPSSELGVAGGVAPPPRRGSGGGGGGGGGRGGGGGAGPPLPPPCSPLVSSAHNPNKAEIPERSHLDGQPHVPPSVMGRRNTYVCSGGERHLLLPNGKDSLPSRPPPSPSSHSLGGAHLGGAHLAHLARGCSARSTFHGGGGASTGTAGSRRGGGASGAPPPASPPPPPSAASSPRPRPTATLLSKITSKLSRRVSLDPSRRQSSNRCVSATPGPGATKIRSQTNLRESGDLRSQVAIYLGIKRKPPPGCSEGGGL from the exons ATGTCCTCGCGCTCCGCCCTGGCGGCGGGCAACGAGCGGAACGCGGACACG GCGGGCCCGGggggcagcgcccgccccgACAAGCCCCCTCcccccgggggcggggccggggcctgGTCTGGGCGGGGCTCcggggccgcccctcccccggcGCGGGGGGGCCGGAACTCCCTGGGGGGGGGGTCCgaggagccccctccccacgtGGGCAACTACCGGCTGCTGCGCACCATCGGCAAGGGCAACTTCGCCAAG GTCAAGCTGGCGCGGCACGTGCTGACCGGCCGAGAG GTCGCCATCAAGATCATCGACAAGACCCAGCTGAACCCCACCAGCCTGCAgaag CTTTTTCGGGAAGTTCGGATCATGAAGGGGCTGAACCACCCCAATATCG TGAAGCTCTTTGAGGTGATCGAGACGGAGAAGACGCTGTACCTGGTCATGGAGTACGCCAGCGcag gtgagGTGTTCGATTACCTGGTGTCCCACGGgaggatgaaggagaaggaggcgCGGGCCAAGTTCAGACAg ATCGTCTCGGCCGTGCACTACTGCCACCAGAAGAACATCGTGCACAGGGACCTCAAG GCCGAGAACCTGCTGCTGGACGCCGACGCCAACATCAAGATCGCCGATTTTGGGTTCAGCAACGAGTTCTCGCGCGGCTCCAAGCTGGACACGTTCTGCGGCTCGCCGCCCTACGCCGCCCCCGAGCTCTTCCAGGGCAAGAAGTACGACGGGCCCGAGGTGGACATCTGGAGCCTGGGGGTCATCCTGTACACGCTGGTCAGCGGCTCGCTGCCCTTCGACGGCCACAACCTCAAG GAGCTGCGGGAGCGCGTGCTGCGGGGCAAATACCGCGTGCCCTTCTACATGAGCACGGACTGCGAGAACATCCTGCGGCGCTTCCTGGTGCTCAACCCCGCCAAGCGCTGCACCCTCGAG CAAATCATGAAGGACAAGTGGATCAACATCGGCTACGAGGGCGACGAGCTGACGCCCTACACGGAGCCCCAGGAGGACTTTGGGGACACCAAGCGCATCG AGGTGATGGTGGGCATGGGCTACACGCGGGAGGAGATCAAGGAGGCGCTGAGCACCCACAAGTACAACGAGGTGACGGCCACGTACCTGCTGCTGGGGCGGCGCGGAGag CCCGAGGGTGGCACctcgctgtccctgtccctgtcccggccCCGGGGCTCGGCCGAGGCTCCCAACGGTGCCACCAAGTCGGGGACATCGTCGGGGACATCGTCGGGGACATCGCACGGCAAGGGCCAGCGCGGGGGCGGCCACCACCGGCAGCGGCGGCACAGCGACTTCT gtggccccgccccctcggccgcccctcccccccgccGCAGCCCCCCCtcggccgcccctcccccctcctCGGAGCTGGGCGTGGCCGGGGGCGTGGCCCCGCCCCCCAGGAGGGGCtccggaggaggaggaggaggaggaggggggaggggcggtgggggcggggccgggccgcccctcccccctccctgcagcccattgGTCAGCAGCGCCCACAACCCCAACAAGGCCGAGATCCCCGAGAGATCGCACCTGGACGGACag ccccacgtGCCCCCCAGCGTGATGGGCCGCAGGAACACCTACGTGTGCTCGGGGGGGGAGCggcacctgctgctgcccaacgGCAAGGACAG CCTGCCGTCCCGCCCCCCGCCCTCCCCCTCCAGCCACTCGCTGGGCGGGGCTCACCTGGGCGGGGCTCACCTGGCGCACCTGGCCCGCGGCTGCTCCGCCCGCAGCACCTTCCacggagggggcggggcctcgaCCGGAACCGCCGGCAGCCgccgggggggcggggcctcgggAGCTCCGCCCCCCGCCTCGCCCCCGCCCCCGCCCAGCGCCGCCTcctccccccggccccgccccacGGCGACGCTGCTGAGCAAGATCACGTCCAAGCTGAGCCGCAG GGTGTCCCTTGACCCCTCCCGCCGGCAGAGCTCCAATCGCTGCGTCTCGGCCACGCCCGGCCCCGGAGCCACCAAAATCC ggtcGCAGACGAACCTGCGGGAATCGGGGGACCTGCGCTCACAAG ttgCCATCTACCTGGGGATCAAGCGGAAGCCGCCCCCCGGCTGCTCCGAGGGGGGGGGGCTGTGa
- the MARK4 gene encoding MAP/microtubule affinity-regulating kinase 4 isoform X2: MSSRSALAAGNERNADTAGPGGSARPDKPPPPGGGAGAWSGRGSGAAPPPARGGRNSLGGGSEEPPPHVGNYRLLRTIGKGNFAKVKLARHVLTGREVAIKIIDKTQLNPTSLQKLFREVRIMKGLNHPNIVKLFEVIETEKTLYLVMEYASAGEVFDYLVSHGRMKEKEARAKFRQIVSAVHYCHQKNIVHRDLKAENLLLDADANIKIADFGFSNEFSRGSKLDTFCGSPPYAAPELFQGKKYDGPEVDIWSLGVILYTLVSGSLPFDGHNLKELRERVLRGKYRVPFYMSTDCENILRRFLVLNPAKRCTLEQIMKDKWINIGYEGDELTPYTEPQEDFGDTKRIEVMVGMGYTREEIKEALSTHKYNEVTATYLLLGRRGEPEGGTSLSLSLSRPRGSAEAPNGATKSGTSSGTSSGTSHGKGQRGGGHHRQRRHSDFCGPAPSAAPPPRRSPPSAAPPPSSELGVAGGVAPPPRRGSGGGGGGGGGRGGGGGAGPPLPPPCSPLVSSAHNPNKAEIPERSHLDGQPHVPPSVMGRRNTYVCSGGERHLLLPNGKDSLPSRPPPSPSSHSLGGAHLGGAHLAHLARGCSARSTFHGGGGASTGTAGSRRGGGASGAPPPASPPPPPSAASSPRPRPTATLLSKITSKLSRRVSLDPSRRQSSNRCVSATPGPGATKIRSQTNLRESGDLRSQVAIYLGIKRKPPPGCSEGGGL; encoded by the exons ATGTCCTCGCGCTCCGCCCTGGCGGCGGGCAACGAGCGGAACGCGGACACG GCGGGCCCGGggggcagcgcccgccccgACAAGCCCCCTCcccccgggggcggggccggggcctgGTCTGGGCGGGGCTCcggggccgcccctcccccggcGCGGGGGGGCCGGAACTCCCTGGGGGGGGGGTCCgaggagccccctccccacgtGGGCAACTACCGGCTGCTGCGCACCATCGGCAAGGGCAACTTCGCCAAGGTCAAGCTGGCGCGGCACGTGCTCACCGGCCGGGAG GTCGCCATCAAGATCATCGACAAGACCCAGCTGAACCCCACCAGCCTGCAgaag CTTTTTCGGGAAGTTCGGATCATGAAGGGGCTGAACCACCCCAATATCG TGAAGCTCTTTGAGGTGATCGAGACGGAGAAGACGCTGTACCTGGTCATGGAGTACGCCAGCGcag gtgagGTGTTCGATTACCTGGTGTCCCACGGgaggatgaaggagaaggaggcgCGGGCCAAGTTCAGACAg ATCGTCTCGGCCGTGCACTACTGCCACCAGAAGAACATCGTGCACAGGGACCTCAAG GCCGAGAACCTGCTGCTGGACGCCGACGCCAACATCAAGATCGCCGATTTTGGGTTCAGCAACGAGTTCTCGCGCGGCTCCAAGCTGGACACGTTCTGCGGCTCGCCGCCCTACGCCGCCCCCGAGCTCTTCCAGGGCAAGAAGTACGACGGGCCCGAGGTGGACATCTGGAGCCTGGGGGTCATCCTGTACACGCTGGTCAGCGGCTCGCTGCCCTTCGACGGCCACAACCTCAAG GAGCTGCGGGAGCGCGTGCTGCGGGGCAAATACCGCGTGCCCTTCTACATGAGCACGGACTGCGAGAACATCCTGCGGCGCTTCCTGGTGCTCAACCCCGCCAAGCGCTGCACCCTCGAG CAAATCATGAAGGACAAGTGGATCAACATCGGCTACGAGGGCGACGAGCTGACGCCCTACACGGAGCCCCAGGAGGACTTTGGGGACACCAAGCGCATCG AGGTGATGGTGGGCATGGGCTACACGCGGGAGGAGATCAAGGAGGCGCTGAGCACCCACAAGTACAACGAGGTGACGGCCACGTACCTGCTGCTGGGGCGGCGCGGAGag CCCGAGGGTGGCACctcgctgtccctgtccctgtcccggccCCGGGGCTCGGCCGAGGCTCCCAACGGTGCCACCAAGTCGGGGACATCGTCGGGGACATCGTCGGGGACATCGCACGGCAAGGGCCAGCGCGGGGGCGGCCACCACCGGCAGCGGCGGCACAGCGACTTCT gtggccccgccccctcggccgcccctcccccccgccGCAGCCCCCCCtcggccgcccctcccccctcctCGGAGCTGGGCGTGGCCGGGGGCGTGGCCCCGCCCCCCAGGAGGGGCtccggaggaggaggaggaggaggaggggggaggggcggtgggggcggggccgggccgcccctcccccctccctgcagcccattgGTCAGCAGCGCCCACAACCCCAACAAGGCCGAGATCCCCGAGAGATCGCACCTGGACGGACag ccccacgtGCCCCCCAGCGTGATGGGCCGCAGGAACACCTACGTGTGCTCGGGGGGGGAGCggcacctgctgctgcccaacgGCAAGGACAG CCTGCCGTCCCGCCCCCCGCCCTCCCCCTCCAGCCACTCGCTGGGCGGGGCTCACCTGGGCGGGGCTCACCTGGCGCACCTGGCCCGCGGCTGCTCCGCCCGCAGCACCTTCCacggagggggcggggcctcgaCCGGAACCGCCGGCAGCCgccgggggggcggggcctcgggAGCTCCGCCCCCCGCCTCGCCCCCGCCCCCGCCCAGCGCCGCCTcctccccccggccccgccccacGGCGACGCTGCTGAGCAAGATCACGTCCAAGCTGAGCCGCAG GGTGTCCCTTGACCCCTCCCGCCGGCAGAGCTCCAATCGCTGCGTCTCGGCCACGCCCGGCCCCGGAGCCACCAAAATCC ggtcGCAGACGAACCTGCGGGAATCGGGGGACCTGCGCTCACAAG ttgCCATCTACCTGGGGATCAAGCGGAAGCCGCCCCCCGGCTGCTCCGAGGGGGGGGGGCTGTGa